cagaagtgtttcggccctccaggaccggaattgaagaacgcTGACCCATACTATTGAGTGTAGGTGTCTAACCTGTCTGGGCTGAGTTTGTCCTGAGGTGTTTCTTCAGAGCTAGCACTACCCAAAATCCTCCTGCGGGCCTCAGCATACTCTGCCTCTCGCTGGGCCAGTGACTTCGGCTGCTGGGTGGGGCGGTTGGATGAACTAGTTGACCCCACAGAACCGTTACTTGAGGGGCGCTTCAGAATTCGGATTTGAGGTGGGGGGGCTGCAGGTTGAGATTCGTCCTGGATAACCATGGCAGTTCGTATAGGGGAGCTAACTGAGCCGACGGTGGCTTTCCTGAGGGAGGGGGCAGAGTTTGAATTAAACAACACATACGTTGTGTTGTATAGCCATAACTTTACTTGGATGTTTTCAGTTAGATTTTATTTCACTCACTTTGTTTTCTGGCTTATCTTCAACTTTGCTTC
This window of the Coregonus clupeaformis isolate EN_2021a chromosome 10, ASM2061545v1, whole genome shotgun sequence genome carries:
- the LOC121575453 gene encoding SUZ domain-containing protein 1 — translated: MEDEEVCESWEEAADSGEIERRLEAKLKISQKTKKATVGSVSSPIRTAMVIQDESQPAAPPPQIRILKRPSSNGSVGSTSSSNRPTQQPKSLAQREAEYAEARRRILGSASSEETPQDKLSPDRPVRVSAQPEPVRPNNHLIRQPTGPDGTPGFRHCR